A single genomic interval of Phocoena sinus isolate mPhoSin1 chromosome 15, mPhoSin1.pri, whole genome shotgun sequence harbors:
- the OGFR gene encoding opioid growth factor receptor isoform X1, with product MEDPDCDSTWEEDEEEDGEGPRAGADEDGEAGAPRDVEAEADARPSAFQVTGSRNWRAARDTRRYRHHYPDLVEGDASGDMPNLSFYKNEIRFLPNGCFIEDILQNWKEEYGLLEDNHSYIQWLFPLREPGVNCHAKPLTLQEVEVSSKGQGRGLAGHRGSRAPSAAAGGTGARGAPPPSRVIIFPPKWSSPLPSVLLAGFQRNPTAFKSSTEARKRLVQAYELMLGFFGIQLKDRDTGRVCRAQNYQKRFQNLSWHSHNNLRITRILKSLGELGLEHYQAPLARFFLEETLVRRQLPGVRQSALDYFVFAVRCRHQRRELLYFAWEHFRPRCRFVWGPHDKLQKFRPCSPPCSPRPARPRQANREESPGEPLLEAAAQGQTCGPGRDEEGDPVAKGPQPPGTEPQEAGASEKDQGDEAGDEQGPESPNPKERKKRKLEANLRARAPGEPGPSASEVEKIALNLEGCALSQGSLGAETQEVGSQAPEEAEQPRPQPLEAKVADDVRKRRKTDQGARDGTGVAAGDGTVTLATAQPPAPSRCPAAEEGENGVKEEVDGPAGPEQGAPGSPATAGPEVDERAEPTEAGPSVQPGEP from the exons ATGGAGGACCCGGACTGCGACTCGACCTgggaggaggacgaggaggaggacgGCGAGGGCCCGAGGGCCGGAGCCGACGAGGATGGCGAGGCCGGCGCTCCGCGGGACGTGGAGGCCGAGGCGGACGCGCGGCCCAGCGCGTTCCAG GTGACCGGGTCCCGAAACTGGCGAGCAGCGCGGGACACACGCAGGTACCGGCACCACTACCCG GATTTGGTGGAAGGAGATGCCAGTGGTGACATGCCCAACCTGAGTTTCTACAAGAACGAGATTCGGTTCCTGCCTAACG GCTGTTTCATTGAAGACATTCTTCAGAACTGGAAGGAAGAGTACGGCCTCCTGGAGGATAATCACTCCTACATCCAGTG GCTGTTTCCCCTGCGGGAGCCAGGAGTGAACTGTCACGCCAAGCCCCTCACGCTCCAAGAGGTCGAGGTGAGCTCTaaaggccaggggaggggcctggCTGGCCACAGGGGTTCACGTGCCCCTTCAGCAGCTGCTGGCGGTACAGGAGCTAGAggagcccctccccccagccgtGTAATTATCTTCCCTCCCAAGTGGTCCTCGCCTCTGCCCTCAGTGCTCCTTGCAGGCTTCCAGAGAAATCCGACG GCGTTTAAAAGCTCCACGGAGGCCAGGAAGCGGTTGGTCCAGGCCTACGAGCTCATGCTGGGCTTCTTCGGCATCCAGCTCAAGGACCGAGACACGGGCCGCGTGTGCCGAGCGCAGAACTACCAGAAGCGCTTCCAGAACCTCAGCTG GCACAGCCACAACAACCTCCGCATCACCCGCATCCTGAAGTCTCTGGGGGAGCTGGGCCTGGAGCACTACCAGGCCCCCCTGGCCCGCTTCTTCCTGGAGGAGACGCTGGTGCGCCGGCAGCTGCCGGGTGTGCGTCAGAGCGCCCTGGATTACTTCGTGTTCGCTGTGCGGTGCCGGCACCAGCGCCGTGAGCTGCTGTACTTCGCCTGGGAGCACTTCCGGCCCCGCTGCAGGTTCGTCTGGGGGCCCCACGACAAGCTGCAGAAGTTCAGGCCGTGCTCTCCTCCCTGCTCGCCCCGGCCGGCCCGCCCAAGGCAGGCCAACAGGGAGGAGAGCCCTGGGGAGCCCCTCCTTGAGGCCGCAGCCCAGGGGCAGACCTGCGGGCCAGGGAGGGATGAAGAGGGGGACCCGGTGGCCAAGGGTCCCCAGCCTCCCGGCACAGAGCCCCAGGAAGCTGGAGCCTCGGAGAAGGACCAGGGAGATGAGGCCGGCGACGAGCAGGGGCCAGAGTCTCCAAACcccaaggagaggaagaagaggaagttgGAGGCGAATCTGCGGGCACGGGCCCCAGGGGAGCCGGGCCCGAGCGCCTCGGAGGTGGAGAAGATCGCCCTGAACTTGGAGGGCTGTGCCCTCAGCCAGGGCAGCCTCGGGGCGGAGACCCAGGAAGTGGGCAGCCAAGCCCCGGAGGAGGCCGagcagccccgcccccagcccctggaggcCAAGGTGGCTGACGACGTGAGGAAACGCAGGAAGACGGACCAGGGTGCCAGGGATGGCACTGGGGTGGCAGCAGGTGATGGCACCGTGACGCTGGCCACcgcccagccccctgccccgtCACGGTGCCCAGCGGCTGAAGAGGGTGAAAATGGGGTCAAAGAAGAAGTAGATGGCCCGGCGGGGCCGGAGCAGGGTGCCCCCGGGAGCCCAGCCACTGCAGGACCCGAGGTGGATGAGAGGGCAGAGCCCACAGAGGCAGGACCCTCTGTCCAGCCCGGAGAGCCTTAG
- the OGFR gene encoding opioid growth factor receptor isoform X3 — protein sequence MEDPDCDSTWEEDEEEDGEGPRAGADEDGEAGAPRDVEAEADARPSAFQVTGSRNWRAARDTRRYRHHYPDLVEGDASGDMPNLSFYKNEIRFLPNGCFIEDILQNWKEEYGLLEDNHSYIQWLFPLREPGVNCHAKPLTLQEVEAFKSSTEARKRLVQAYELMLGFFGIQLKDRDTGRVCRAQNYQKRFQNLSWHSHNNLRITRILKSLGELGLEHYQAPLARFFLEETLVRRQLPGVRQSALDYFVFAVRCRHQRRELLYFAWEHFRPRCRFVWGPHDKLQKFRPCSPPCSPRPARPRQANREESPGEPLLEAAAQGQTCGPGRDEEGDPVAKGPQPPGTEPQEAGASEKDQGDEAGDEQGPESPNPKERKKRKLEANLRARAPGEPGPSASEVEKIALNLEGCALSQGSLGAETQEVGSQAPEEAEQPRPQPLEAKVADDVRKRRKTDQGARDGTGVAAGDGTVTLATAQPPAPSRCPAAEEGENGVKEEVDGPAGPEQGAPGSPATAGPEVDERAEPTEAGPSVQPGEP from the exons ATGGAGGACCCGGACTGCGACTCGACCTgggaggaggacgaggaggaggacgGCGAGGGCCCGAGGGCCGGAGCCGACGAGGATGGCGAGGCCGGCGCTCCGCGGGACGTGGAGGCCGAGGCGGACGCGCGGCCCAGCGCGTTCCAG GTGACCGGGTCCCGAAACTGGCGAGCAGCGCGGGACACACGCAGGTACCGGCACCACTACCCG GATTTGGTGGAAGGAGATGCCAGTGGTGACATGCCCAACCTGAGTTTCTACAAGAACGAGATTCGGTTCCTGCCTAACG GCTGTTTCATTGAAGACATTCTTCAGAACTGGAAGGAAGAGTACGGCCTCCTGGAGGATAATCACTCCTACATCCAGTG GCTGTTTCCCCTGCGGGAGCCAGGAGTGAACTGTCACGCCAAGCCCCTCACGCTCCAAGAGGTCGAG GCGTTTAAAAGCTCCACGGAGGCCAGGAAGCGGTTGGTCCAGGCCTACGAGCTCATGCTGGGCTTCTTCGGCATCCAGCTCAAGGACCGAGACACGGGCCGCGTGTGCCGAGCGCAGAACTACCAGAAGCGCTTCCAGAACCTCAGCTG GCACAGCCACAACAACCTCCGCATCACCCGCATCCTGAAGTCTCTGGGGGAGCTGGGCCTGGAGCACTACCAGGCCCCCCTGGCCCGCTTCTTCCTGGAGGAGACGCTGGTGCGCCGGCAGCTGCCGGGTGTGCGTCAGAGCGCCCTGGATTACTTCGTGTTCGCTGTGCGGTGCCGGCACCAGCGCCGTGAGCTGCTGTACTTCGCCTGGGAGCACTTCCGGCCCCGCTGCAGGTTCGTCTGGGGGCCCCACGACAAGCTGCAGAAGTTCAGGCCGTGCTCTCCTCCCTGCTCGCCCCGGCCGGCCCGCCCAAGGCAGGCCAACAGGGAGGAGAGCCCTGGGGAGCCCCTCCTTGAGGCCGCAGCCCAGGGGCAGACCTGCGGGCCAGGGAGGGATGAAGAGGGGGACCCGGTGGCCAAGGGTCCCCAGCCTCCCGGCACAGAGCCCCAGGAAGCTGGAGCCTCGGAGAAGGACCAGGGAGATGAGGCCGGCGACGAGCAGGGGCCAGAGTCTCCAAACcccaaggagaggaagaagaggaagttgGAGGCGAATCTGCGGGCACGGGCCCCAGGGGAGCCGGGCCCGAGCGCCTCGGAGGTGGAGAAGATCGCCCTGAACTTGGAGGGCTGTGCCCTCAGCCAGGGCAGCCTCGGGGCGGAGACCCAGGAAGTGGGCAGCCAAGCCCCGGAGGAGGCCGagcagccccgcccccagcccctggaggcCAAGGTGGCTGACGACGTGAGGAAACGCAGGAAGACGGACCAGGGTGCCAGGGATGGCACTGGGGTGGCAGCAGGTGATGGCACCGTGACGCTGGCCACcgcccagccccctgccccgtCACGGTGCCCAGCGGCTGAAGAGGGTGAAAATGGGGTCAAAGAAGAAGTAGATGGCCCGGCGGGGCCGGAGCAGGGTGCCCCCGGGAGCCCAGCCACTGCAGGACCCGAGGTGGATGAGAGGGCAGAGCCCACAGAGGCAGGACCCTCTGTCCAGCCCGGAGAGCCTTAG
- the OGFR gene encoding opioid growth factor receptor isoform X2, whose product MEDPDCDSTWEEDEEEDGEGPRAGADEDGEAGAPRDVEAEADARPSAFQVTGSRNWRAARDTRRYRHHYPDLVEGDASGDMPNLSFYKNEIRFLPNGCFIEDILQNWKEEYGLLEDNHSYIQWLFPLREPGVNCHAKPLTLQEVEWSSPLPSVLLAGFQRNPTAFKSSTEARKRLVQAYELMLGFFGIQLKDRDTGRVCRAQNYQKRFQNLSWHSHNNLRITRILKSLGELGLEHYQAPLARFFLEETLVRRQLPGVRQSALDYFVFAVRCRHQRRELLYFAWEHFRPRCRFVWGPHDKLQKFRPCSPPCSPRPARPRQANREESPGEPLLEAAAQGQTCGPGRDEEGDPVAKGPQPPGTEPQEAGASEKDQGDEAGDEQGPESPNPKERKKRKLEANLRARAPGEPGPSASEVEKIALNLEGCALSQGSLGAETQEVGSQAPEEAEQPRPQPLEAKVADDVRKRRKTDQGARDGTGVAAGDGTVTLATAQPPAPSRCPAAEEGENGVKEEVDGPAGPEQGAPGSPATAGPEVDERAEPTEAGPSVQPGEP is encoded by the exons ATGGAGGACCCGGACTGCGACTCGACCTgggaggaggacgaggaggaggacgGCGAGGGCCCGAGGGCCGGAGCCGACGAGGATGGCGAGGCCGGCGCTCCGCGGGACGTGGAGGCCGAGGCGGACGCGCGGCCCAGCGCGTTCCAG GTGACCGGGTCCCGAAACTGGCGAGCAGCGCGGGACACACGCAGGTACCGGCACCACTACCCG GATTTGGTGGAAGGAGATGCCAGTGGTGACATGCCCAACCTGAGTTTCTACAAGAACGAGATTCGGTTCCTGCCTAACG GCTGTTTCATTGAAGACATTCTTCAGAACTGGAAGGAAGAGTACGGCCTCCTGGAGGATAATCACTCCTACATCCAGTG GCTGTTTCCCCTGCGGGAGCCAGGAGTGAACTGTCACGCCAAGCCCCTCACGCTCCAAGAGGTCGAG TGGTCCTCGCCTCTGCCCTCAGTGCTCCTTGCAGGCTTCCAGAGAAATCCGACG GCGTTTAAAAGCTCCACGGAGGCCAGGAAGCGGTTGGTCCAGGCCTACGAGCTCATGCTGGGCTTCTTCGGCATCCAGCTCAAGGACCGAGACACGGGCCGCGTGTGCCGAGCGCAGAACTACCAGAAGCGCTTCCAGAACCTCAGCTG GCACAGCCACAACAACCTCCGCATCACCCGCATCCTGAAGTCTCTGGGGGAGCTGGGCCTGGAGCACTACCAGGCCCCCCTGGCCCGCTTCTTCCTGGAGGAGACGCTGGTGCGCCGGCAGCTGCCGGGTGTGCGTCAGAGCGCCCTGGATTACTTCGTGTTCGCTGTGCGGTGCCGGCACCAGCGCCGTGAGCTGCTGTACTTCGCCTGGGAGCACTTCCGGCCCCGCTGCAGGTTCGTCTGGGGGCCCCACGACAAGCTGCAGAAGTTCAGGCCGTGCTCTCCTCCCTGCTCGCCCCGGCCGGCCCGCCCAAGGCAGGCCAACAGGGAGGAGAGCCCTGGGGAGCCCCTCCTTGAGGCCGCAGCCCAGGGGCAGACCTGCGGGCCAGGGAGGGATGAAGAGGGGGACCCGGTGGCCAAGGGTCCCCAGCCTCCCGGCACAGAGCCCCAGGAAGCTGGAGCCTCGGAGAAGGACCAGGGAGATGAGGCCGGCGACGAGCAGGGGCCAGAGTCTCCAAACcccaaggagaggaagaagaggaagttgGAGGCGAATCTGCGGGCACGGGCCCCAGGGGAGCCGGGCCCGAGCGCCTCGGAGGTGGAGAAGATCGCCCTGAACTTGGAGGGCTGTGCCCTCAGCCAGGGCAGCCTCGGGGCGGAGACCCAGGAAGTGGGCAGCCAAGCCCCGGAGGAGGCCGagcagccccgcccccagcccctggaggcCAAGGTGGCTGACGACGTGAGGAAACGCAGGAAGACGGACCAGGGTGCCAGGGATGGCACTGGGGTGGCAGCAGGTGATGGCACCGTGACGCTGGCCACcgcccagccccctgccccgtCACGGTGCCCAGCGGCTGAAGAGGGTGAAAATGGGGTCAAAGAAGAAGTAGATGGCCCGGCGGGGCCGGAGCAGGGTGCCCCCGGGAGCCCAGCCACTGCAGGACCCGAGGTGGATGAGAGGGCAGAGCCCACAGAGGCAGGACCCTCTGTCCAGCCCGGAGAGCCTTAG
- the MRGBP gene encoding MRG/MORF4L-binding protein produces MGEAEVGGGGAAGDKGPGEAATSPAEETVVWSPEVEVCLFHAMLGHKPVGVNRHFHMICIRDKFSQNIGRQVPSKVIWDHLSTMYDMQALHESEILPFPNPERNFVLPEEIIQEVREGKVVIEEDTNEEMKEDVDPHNVADDVFSSSGSLGKATEKSSKDKDKSNSDLGSKEGPDKRKRSRVTDKVLTANSNPSSPSAAKRRRT; encoded by the exons ATGGGGGAGGCTGAggtgggcggcggcggcgcggcgggcGACAAGGGACCGGGGGAAGCGGCCACCAGCCCTGCCGAGGAGACGGTGGTGTGGAGCCCCGAGGTGGAGGTGTGCCTCTTCCACGCCATGCTGGGCCACAAGCCCGTCG GTGTGAACCGGCACTTCCACATGATCTGTATCCGAGACAAGTTCAGCCAGAACATCGGGCGGCAGGTCCCATCCAAGGTCATCTGGGACCACCTGAGCACCATGTATGACATGCAGGCACTG CATGAGTCTGAGATTCTTCCCTTCCCAAATCCAGAGAGGAACTTCGTCCTTCCAGAAGAAATCATTCAAGAAGTCCGAGAAG GAAAAGTGGTCATTGAGGAGGACACGAACGAGGAAATGAAGGAAGACGTGGACCCCCACAATGTGGCCGATGATG TTTTTTCATCTTCAGGAAGCTTGGGGAAAGCAACAGAAAAGTCCAGCAAAGACAAAGACAAGAGCAACTCAGACTTGGGGTCCAAAGAGGGGCCGGACAAGCGGAAGCGCAGCCGGGTCACCGACAAAGTCCTGACCGCCAACAGCAACCCCTCCAGCCCCAGCGCGGCCAAGCGGCGCCGGACGTAG